A single genomic interval of Aegicerativicinus sediminis harbors:
- a CDS encoding tyrosine-type recombinase/integrase, with amino-acid sequence MRSTFNLKEPNKNGLTSIRLVAYFKNENKRFVYSTGESIHPKDWDFKYLQPKHLNGRTKLANEMRSIKSQIDRYSDLFLDLTNRYRIVNEELTIAIVRRAFDKEFKRVKTKSTTFFEVYDSFIEEKRNDRTSEGNSESTIKRYEYNKKLLEDFEAKTNHKISFQGINQSFYDSLIEYCIDIKKHSVNTLSRNMGLLKSFLNWSLENGYTFKDDFKKFKNIKKEITQEIALTLDQVKEVYNHDFSKNKRWERVRDVFVLGCTTGLRYSNLVLISKSDVYDGHIHLRDKKNKDKLLTIPLNDLSQSILKKYNYRIPKIANQKFNEYIKEVFQELKYNQPIKKSSRIGNTIVETELPMHDRISSHTARRSFITIMKNQKIPDKVIMSFTGHKSLEVFNKYYKPNEEDKKEFMQSVWKL; translated from the coding sequence ATGAGAAGCACTTTTAATCTGAAGGAGCCAAATAAAAATGGGCTCACTTCAATTAGGCTAGTGGCCTATTTTAAAAATGAAAATAAACGGTTTGTTTATTCAACCGGTGAATCCATTCATCCAAAGGATTGGGACTTTAAATATTTACAGCCTAAACATCTTAATGGAAGAACGAAGCTTGCGAATGAAATGAGATCCATTAAAAGTCAAATCGATAGATATTCAGATTTGTTTTTGGATCTCACTAACCGATATAGAATCGTAAATGAAGAATTGACCATTGCGATTGTGAGAAGAGCGTTTGATAAGGAGTTTAAGCGTGTTAAAACTAAATCTACCACATTCTTTGAGGTTTATGATTCTTTTATAGAAGAAAAACGAAACGATAGAACGTCCGAAGGAAATTCAGAATCTACAATTAAGCGTTATGAATACAATAAGAAGTTGTTAGAGGACTTTGAAGCCAAAACCAATCATAAAATATCGTTTCAAGGTATAAATCAGAGCTTTTATGATAGTTTAATAGAATACTGTATAGATATCAAAAAACACAGCGTAAACACTCTTAGCAGAAATATGGGGCTATTAAAATCGTTTTTGAATTGGTCCCTTGAAAATGGATACACCTTTAAGGATGATTTTAAGAAGTTTAAGAATATCAAAAAGGAAATTACCCAAGAAATTGCCCTAACCCTAGACCAGGTAAAAGAAGTTTACAATCATGATTTCTCTAAAAACAAAAGATGGGAGCGGGTTAGGGATGTTTTTGTCCTAGGTTGTACAACAGGATTAAGATATAGTAATCTGGTGTTGATTTCAAAAAGTGATGTTTACGATGGCCATATTCACTTAAGGGACAAGAAAAATAAAGACAAACTTTTGACCATTCCTCTTAATGATCTCTCCCAATCTATTCTTAAAAAATATAATTATAGAATTCCTAAGATTGCCAACCAGAAATTCAATGAATATATCAAAGAGGTTTTTCAGGAGTTAAAATATAATCAACCGATTAAAAAGTCCTCTCGTATAGGTAATACAATAGTAGAAACCGAATTACCAATGCACGATAGAATTTCTAGTCATACTGCGAGAAGAAGTTTTATTACTATCATGAAAAATCAAAAGATCCCTGATAAGGTTATTATGTCCTTTACAGGACATAAAAGTTTGGAGGTATTTAACAAATACTATAAACCAAACGAGGAAGATAAAAAGGAATTTATGCAATCGGTTTGGAAGTTATGA
- a CDS encoding L-serine ammonia-lyase has product MHTAKKESISVFDMLKIGIGPSSSHTLGPWRAAERWINHLEETNLLADVNKIKVELYGSLSLTGKGHATDIAVVLGLLGHDPETMDIQSIDEEIMNVQKTNTLLVNLKTPIDFNFEKDIVFRHEFLPYHPNGIKFKAYFKNGKTKTSTYYSIGGGFVVVKERKNAKKKLEKFLHFPFPIDKGNELLEYCRKEHLPISSIVLKNEYSLRTPEEIDNKLKAIWEVMLESMYIGCHTEGILPGGLQVKRRAFEIHQRLIGDIDYKGVHDWIPAIRNTEVKFRQILKWVSCFAISVNEVNASLGRVVTAPTNGSAGTVPAVLMYYLTIENHNAGFEEIKRFLLVAGEIGSLFKKGATISAALGGCQAEIGVSSAMAAGALAELLGATPDQVLMAAEIAMEHHLGMTCDPIAGLVQIPCIERNAMGAIKAINAAEIALESDASKAKVTLDGVIDSMWETALDMNSKYKETSEGGLAVKVSVTEC; this is encoded by the coding sequence ATGCATACCGCAAAAAAAGAAAGCATAAGTGTTTTCGATATGCTTAAGATAGGGATAGGCCCATCCAGTTCTCATACACTCGGACCTTGGCGTGCAGCCGAGCGCTGGATTAACCATCTTGAAGAAACAAATTTATTAGCTGACGTCAATAAGATTAAGGTCGAACTCTATGGTTCGCTGAGTCTTACAGGGAAGGGTCATGCCACAGATATTGCAGTAGTTTTAGGACTATTGGGTCATGATCCGGAAACCATGGATATTCAATCCATTGATGAAGAAATAATGAATGTTCAGAAGACTAACACTTTATTGGTTAATTTAAAAACACCAATCGATTTTAATTTTGAGAAGGATATAGTTTTCAGGCATGAATTCCTTCCTTACCACCCGAACGGAATAAAATTCAAAGCTTATTTTAAAAACGGTAAAACAAAAACATCAACTTATTATAGCATTGGTGGGGGATTCGTTGTTGTTAAGGAGCGGAAAAATGCCAAGAAGAAATTAGAGAAGTTTCTTCATTTTCCTTTTCCGATTGATAAGGGTAATGAACTTCTGGAATATTGCAGGAAAGAACACCTTCCGATTTCATCTATTGTGCTTAAAAATGAATATTCTCTTCGAACACCGGAAGAAATAGATAATAAATTGAAGGCAATTTGGGAAGTAATGCTTGAGTCTATGTACATAGGCTGCCATACTGAAGGTATTTTACCAGGTGGGCTACAGGTTAAACGTAGAGCATTTGAAATACATCAGCGTTTAATTGGAGATATTGATTATAAAGGTGTACATGATTGGATTCCGGCAATTAGAAATACAGAGGTAAAATTCCGACAAATATTGAAATGGGTTAGCTGTTTCGCCATTAGTGTTAATGAGGTGAACGCGTCATTGGGTAGGGTAGTTACAGCGCCAACGAACGGTAGTGCTGGTACAGTGCCAGCCGTTTTGATGTATTACCTAACAATTGAGAATCATAATGCTGGTTTTGAAGAAATAAAGAGATTCTTATTGGTTGCAGGCGAAATTGGAAGTTTGTTTAAAAAAGGGGCTACAATTTCTGCTGCACTTGGAGGTTGTCAGGCCGAAATAGGCGTTTCCTCGGCTATGGCAGCTGGTGCATTAGCTGAACTTTTGGGAGCTACTCCAGACCAAGTTTTAATGGCGGCCGAAATAGCAATGGAACACCATTTAGGGATGACTTGTGATCCTATTGCAGGTTTGGTCCAGATTCCGTGTATTGAAAGAAATGCAATGGGGGCTATTAAGGCCATAAATGCAGCAGAAATTGCCTTGGAAAGTGATGCCTCTAAGGCCAAAGTGACTTTAGATGGTGTAATCGATTCTATGTGGGAAACGGCTTTGGACATGAATTCAAAATACAAGGAAACTTCTGAGGGCGGATTGGCAGTTAAGGTAAGTGTTACTGAGTGCTAA